The DNA region ACGTCTGGGCCGGTTCGGCCAGGAGAGCCTCCACCACACGGCGGGCGTCGTCGGGGCGGTCCGTGGAGGCGAGGATCGCCACGCCCGCGACGTTGACGAGCGCACCCGGGTCACCCTGCGCCATGTACTTCACGCGGGCGCGCATGTTCTCCGCACCCCGCTCCGCGGCCGAGTTGTACCAGTAGTAGTGATTGGTCAGACCGAGTTCGACGGTGCCCGCGTCGACGGCCTGCAGGAGCGCGTTGTTGTTCTCGAAGGTCAGCGGGTCGTTGGCGAGGAAGTCCCGCAGCCACTGCTCGGCGGCCTCGTCTCCCCGGTCCACTCGCAGCGCCGTGACGAAGGACTGGAACGACGCGTTGGTGGGCGCGTAACCCACTCGCCCCTTCCACTCGGGGGCCAGGACCGCGTCGATGGTGTCGGGCACCTCCGCCTCGTCCAGCGTCCGGGAGTCGTAGATCAGGACGCGCGCCCGCAGACTGGTCGCGACCCACGTGTCGTCTGCCGCCCGGTACTCGGCGGGGACGACGCCGGTCACGGACTCGTCGAGCTCCTGTAGCAGGCCCGCGTTGTCGAGGGCGCCGAGGGCGCCGGCGTCCTGCGAGAAGAACACGTCCGCGGGGCTGGCCTCCCCCTCCTCCGCGATCTGCGCCGCCATCTCGGGGGTGGAGGCGTACCGCACCTCGATGTCCACGCCGGTGGAGTCCGAGATCTGCTCGATCAGCGGGGCCACGAGGCTCTCGCTGCGACCTGAGTACAGCACCAGCGGTTCCGACTCGTCGGAGTCCGAGGTGCAGGCCGCCAGCCCGAGCACGAGGGATCCGGCGGTGGCCAGGGCTGCGAGACGGCGCAGCGTCATGGTGGCTCCTTCACGGTTTTCGGCGCCGTGTCGTCGACGCCGACGGAGCTTAGCCTAACCTGAACGGCCATTCCGGGGCAGTGCGCGGGGCACGCGACATCGTCTCCATCGCACCGGATGCCGGGGTCAGTCGAGGTCGTCGTGGCGCATGAGCTGGCGAGCCGCCTCCGTGATCGTGCCCGTCATCGACGGGTAGACCGAGAACGAGCCCGCGAGATCGCCCACTGTGAGCTGGTTCCGCACCGCCACCGAGATCGGCAGGATGAGCTCGGAGGCGGTGGGGGCGACGACCACGCCGCCGATCACCACTCCCGAGGCCGGACGACAGAAGAGCTTGACGAAGCCGCGGCGCAGGCTGCGCATCTTGGCCCGCGGGTTACCGGACAGCGGCATGACCTCCACGCGCGCCGGCACCTCGCCGCTCTCGATCTGCGCGTGCGAGATACCGACGGTGGCGATCTCCGGGCGCGTGAACACCGCCGAGGCGACGGTCCGCAGCTTGATGGGGCTGACGCCCTCGCCGAGTGCGTGGTACATCGCGATGCGCCCCTGCATGGCGGCCACGGACGCGAGCGGGAACAGGTCGGTGCAGTCGCCGCCCGCGTAGATCCCCGGCGCGGAGGTCCGCGAGACGCGGTCGACCTTGATGTGGCCGCTGCGCTGCAGTTCGACGCCGGCGCTCTCCAGGCCGAGTCCCTCGGTGTTGGGAACGGAACCCACGCAGATGAGGGCGTGGGAGCCCTTGACCGTGCGGCCGTCGCCGAGCCGGACGATGATCCCGTCCTCGAAGTGCTCGACCGCGTCGGCACGTGCGTGCTTGACCAGCGACACGCCCCGCTCGCTCAGCGCCTCCTCCAGCACCAGGGCGGCGTCGGCGTCCTCGTGCGGCAGCACACGGTCGCGGCTGGACACCATGGTCACCTTGACGCCCATCTCGGTGAACGCCGAGACGAACTCCGCACCGGTGACGCCCGAGCCGATGACCACGAGGTGCTTGGGCAGCTCGGTGAGGTCGTAGAGCTGACGCCAGTTGAGGATCCGCTCGCCGTCCGGCTCGGCCCCCGACAGCACCCGGGGACTGGATCCGGTGGCGATGAGCACCACGTCGGCGTCGAAGATCTTCTCCTGGCCGCCCTCGAAGGTCACCGCGATGCGGTGCGAGGCCATACCGGGCTGGGAGTCGTGGAGACGGGCCCGTCCGGAGAGCAGCCGCACGCCCTCGCGCTGGAGCTGCGACCGGATGTCCGCGGACTGGGCGCGGGCCAGGGACTTCACCCTGCCGTTGACCTGGCCCAGCTTGTAGGCGGTGGGATCGAAGTGCGCCTGCACGCCCATCTCCTCGGCCCGCCGCATGTCCGTGCGGACGCCGGTGGTGGCGATGAACGTCTTGGACGGGACGCAGTCGCTGAGGACGCAGTTGCCACCGATGCCGTCGGAGTCGACGATCGTGACGTCCGCACCGTACTGGGCCGCGACCAGCGCGGCCTCGTATCCGGCGGGTCCGCCGCCGATGATGATGATGCGTTGCGTCACATGTCCTCCACGGCTCACAGGGGTAAGGGCCGGGCGCCGCGGCCCGCTGTGGCGGATCGCGTCACGTCCGCCGTACACGGTAGTCGAACGTCTCGATCGGGGACGCCGGGACATCTGGCCGGCACCGCCCGAGGGGCTAGGGTTGTGGGCGTGCCTCTCTACGCCGCGTACGGGACGAACATGTATCCCGATCAGATGAACACCCGCGCGCCGCACTCTCCCTTCGCCGGGACGGGGTGGCTCGAGGGTTGGCGCCTGACCTTCGCCGGGGACGACCCCACGTGGGAGGGTGCTGTCGCCACCGTCGTCGAGGACCCGGACTCCAGGGTGTTCGTGGTGCTCTACGACGTCCCCGACGAGGACGTCCGCGCCCTCGACCGCTGGGAGGGCACGGATCAGATGCCCGCGCGCAAGATCCGGGTCCGCATCACCCGCCGGCCCACCGTGCCCGACGGCCCCCCTGTCGGCGCGCAGGAGTCCGAGTTCGCGGTGGACGCCGCCCCGGCCGGCACCGACGACACCGTGCTCGCCTGGCTGTACGTGATGGACGCCTTCGAGGGCGGCCTGCCGTCGGCGCGGTACCTGGGCCTGCTCGCGGATGCCGCCGAGTGCGCGGGTGCCCCCGAGTCCTACGTGCACGAGCTGCGCACCCGCGAATCGCGCAACGTCGGTCCGGGCGCCTGACGCGGATGGCGCACCTGCTGTCCCCCACCGGCGAGGCCCGCGCGGCCGCCGCCCGGATCGCCGAGCTGAGCGACCGGGGCCACCACGATGTGGCCCTCGTCCTGGGATCGGGGTGGTCCGAGGTCGTGACCGGACTCGCGGATCCGGGCACCGCCGTGACGATCCCCGCGGCCGACCTGCCCGGGTTCGTCGTCCCCGCCGCCGCCGGTCACCGCGGGACCGTCACCAGCTGCCTGGTCGACGGGGTCCCGCTGCTGTCCGTGGCCGGGCGCACCCACCTCTATGAAGGCAGGGGAACCGGGCCGGTCGTGCACCCCGCCCACGTGGCGGCGGCGGTCGGGGCCCGCGCGCTGGTGCTCACCAACGCCGCCGGGGGCCTGCGTGACGACATGTCCGTCGGCGACCTCGTGCTCATCCGCGACCATCTCAACCTCACCGGGCGCTCGCCGTTGACCGGGCCGGTGTTCGTGGACCTGGTGGACGCCTACTCCCCCAGGCTGCGCGCCGCGGCCGCCGACGCGATCGGGTCCGCCGAGACCGCAGCAGCCGAGGGAACCGCCACCCGTCCGCCGGAGGGCGTCTACGCCGCCATGCCCGGCCCCCAGTACGAGACGCCGGCCGAGATCCGCATGCTGCGTACCCTCGGGGCCGACCTCG from Dietzia sp. B32 includes:
- a CDS encoding iron ABC transporter substrate-binding protein; the encoded protein is MTLRRLAALATAGSLVLGLAACTSDSDESEPLVLYSGRSESLVAPLIEQISDSTGVDIEVRYASTPEMAAQIAEEGEASPADVFFSQDAGALGALDNAGLLQELDESVTGVVPAEYRAADDTWVATSLRARVLIYDSRTLDEAEVPDTIDAVLAPEWKGRVGYAPTNASFQSFVTALRVDRGDEAAEQWLRDFLANDPLTFENNNALLQAVDAGTVELGLTNHYYWYNSAAERGAENMRARVKYMAQGDPGALVNVAGVAILASTDRPDDARRVVEALLAEPAQTYFVEETSEYPVVPGIATDAAGLPPLETLGGPDIDLGQLDGLEQTQAMLARVGMI
- a CDS encoding NAD(P)H-quinone dehydrogenase; its protein translation is MTQRIIIIGGGPAGYEAALVAAQYGADVTIVDSDGIGGNCVLSDCVPSKTFIATTGVRTDMRRAEEMGVQAHFDPTAYKLGQVNGRVKSLARAQSADIRSQLQREGVRLLSGRARLHDSQPGMASHRIAVTFEGGQEKIFDADVVLIATGSSPRVLSGAEPDGERILNWRQLYDLTELPKHLVVIGSGVTGAEFVSAFTEMGVKVTMVSSRDRVLPHEDADAALVLEEALSERGVSLVKHARADAVEHFEDGIIVRLGDGRTVKGSHALICVGSVPNTEGLGLESAGVELQRSGHIKVDRVSRTSAPGIYAGGDCTDLFPLASVAAMQGRIAMYHALGEGVSPIKLRTVASAVFTRPEIATVGISHAQIESGEVPARVEVMPLSGNPRAKMRSLRRGFVKLFCRPASGVVIGGVVVAPTASELILPISVAVRNQLTVGDLAGSFSVYPSMTGTITEAARQLMRHDDLD
- a CDS encoding gamma-glutamylcyclotransferase, giving the protein MPLYAAYGTNMYPDQMNTRAPHSPFAGTGWLEGWRLTFAGDDPTWEGAVATVVEDPDSRVFVVLYDVPDEDVRALDRWEGTDQMPARKIRVRITRRPTVPDGPPVGAQESEFAVDAAPAGTDDTVLAWLYVMDAFEGGLPSARYLGLLADAAECAGAPESYVHELRTRESRNVGPGA
- a CDS encoding purine-nucleoside phosphorylase, with the protein product MAHLLSPTGEARAAAARIAELSDRGHHDVALVLGSGWSEVVTGLADPGTAVTIPAADLPGFVVPAAAGHRGTVTSCLVDGVPLLSVAGRTHLYEGRGTGPVVHPAHVAAAVGARALVLTNAAGGLRDDMSVGDLVLIRDHLNLTGRSPLTGPVFVDLVDAYSPRLRAAAADAIGSAETAAAEGTATRPPEGVYAAMPGPQYETPAEIRMLRTLGADLVGMSTVPETIAARGLGLEVVAVSLVTNLAAGVTGQPLDHTEVLAAGAAGSARLTGALRALVPAVARA